In the Arachis ipaensis cultivar K30076 chromosome B04, Araip1.1, whole genome shotgun sequence genome, CGCATTCCGACGATCACCCCTCTGCCACTCTATTGTTCTGGCGACACTACAACGTAGTTGCAATATAATCTTCTCTTCCCGGCCttcttatttttttgttcttcaattttcagtttttaggtttttataaAATCTCGTTTTGATATTCTCTATTTTAGTTCATTACAGTTTAGTTATGAACccattttaatttacatttttatatttattttcatcTCATTTTAAAACGTGTGTGAAACCATAAATACTGTAAACCAGTCATGTTATATGCAATGTTctaaaaaccggaccggaccagcTGGTTCAACCGGGTTAACCGGTAACCGGTCACCTAGCCGGTCCGGTCCACTTGCAAAACCGTTCTGCAAAAAACCGGAGAAAAAATCGGTCGAACCGGTGGTTAACCGGCGAACCGGACGAACCGGCCGGGTTTTATTAGGCACCGGTTCTCCCCCAAATCATAAACGGCGTCGTTTGgcgctgaaaaaaaaaaaagaaaaatatagtttaACAAAATGCAGTCCTTCCCCAGTTCCCCCTTCTCTCTGTCTCACACACCTACCCAGCCTCtcgctctctctcttttctcGCACAGAAGAAACCCTAgcagcctctctctctctctctcccaaacAACCACCAGCAGCAGCCAACGGCCAACGCCGCCGTCACAGACGAACTCTTCTCCTTAGCCAGCGTCAAGCCCCGCCGTCGCTATCCTCTTCTCCTAGATCCCTTCACCTCGCATCGCCAGGTATGCTCGGAGCTGCTGTTAGCGTCGCCGCCTCTGTCCTCGTCGTCGTCGGCCACCCTAAAATCGTGTCTCTATCCTCATCGTCGATCTTTCTCTCTCTCGCGCACATCAAGCCTCTGTCTTCGATCCCCTCTATGCCGGAGTCACTTTtatttggttttttttatttctgattctgAGTCTATTAATTTCTGCTTATTTTGAGTTACTGAATTTCTGAGTTGTAAGCCTCAATCCATACACtgctttagttttatttttgggAGTTAATTGTTGGTTTTTTGGATTTAATTATGTTGACTGTTGCATGTTGTTTTTTCTGGGTTAATTGTTGGTTTTTGATTGCTGTCTTCTGGATTTAATTTCTGTTGATTActgtcttctttttattttttttattttgttatttatatGAATTAATCAGTTTTTGTAATTCTGTTTCTGTAAGTTTCAAATTATGCTTTTGTTCTGTAATTTGTTACTGCAGTTTGATTTCATACTTCATAGTCTGTTTGTTTGTAAATTCAGTAGTTAGCACTGTGATTCTGTTTGCAAATTCAATAGTTAGTGGTTATTACTAATTTGTTGGTTAGTTTTGATAATTAGATTACAAATCCTAAGTTGCTATTTTTGAGTTGCTACTGTGATTCTGAGTTTTGGTTAATTTTGATTATTAGTGGTTATTACTTATTACTGTAATTCTAAGTTgctttttttctgatttttttttgtcttctgaGTTGCTATTTTCTTGAAGCActtaattatgattatgatttttTATGATCGGTGTCTTTGTTTAGTTGAAAAATTGTTTGTCAATGTTGTTTGATTTGGTGGTAGAACATTATGTATTTGTTATTTAGATGTGTTTTGATCTATTTAGTTATAAATTTTGATGTTTAAAGTTATTTATGAATTTTTATTGATAAATTATGGctaatttattatgtaaaattgtgaaattttaaattttattaggttagaaattattgaatttaaatatttaatatttaattaaatcggttgaaccccggttgaaccccggtcgaaccattaaaccagtgaaccagtcacctcaccggtttattgaccggtccggttctcgcaaccttggttaTATGTCAAACCAACAAGGTTAAGAGAGTTTTTATTatcataataattaaatataattaatatttaataaatttaaaatatttgcgGACATTTAAGTCCTCGACgatttgaaaatatatatattaagtcCTTAACTTTTTTAAATCCTAGACATATCGTCGATCTCTTATGTTCAGGGTTTGTCAGATCCAACGAAAAAATAAAATGTGATTTCTATTGTACTGACTTGATTGATACAGATGCACATATGAAAGAATTTTTAAAATGGAACAAAATAAATCCAAAGATTGATGTGTCCAAATTTTAAAAAGGTAAAACagttaaatgtatttttaaatttttaaaaatataaatgtcTGCGAACTAAAAAATCAggaattaatttctttttttaattttttattttaaaaagcaaattaaacactaaaatattattaattttgaatATCGATAATTAAATTTGTGACTGATTTTTTGTTTACGTTTAACATAATTGAATAATATTAGAATCAGAAAAGAGCACAATCGGCCGCATAGTGATCTGACTATGTTTTAGCAAAATTTGTTATAATCCAATGAACTTTTGTATAGTTTTGgttaagataaataaataataaaaaaccaATTCCACTAAATAACCTACAAGAGTTTAAACAATAACAAATCAACAAGTATTTTTTAATTGCATTCCATATTAATGAATTGTCATTAACTAAtgatgatttaaattttaaattttaaaaaatacaaaattaataattattaattccaTAAAAAAATCTAGTTCTtggattattaaaattaataattcatTGGAAATAAGGAGCATTACAGCTTTGAAGACAAAGATGTTATTATAGAGGCACCATTACATTTTCTATATCAATTCAACTCATCCCCTCAATGAAAAAAATTGAACTAGTAATAACAAACTGACAACCTGTGAACCCATGAAGAATGCCAAAATGGGCCATTGAAAAAGAGGGAAATAAATAAGTGAAAACAATACaaagaaagagaaaatagaaaagaatccAAAATAAAGGTAAAATAGATTTAACTAGAATTCCGATCCCATTGAATGTTTCAGCACTTTGGAAGATCAGCAGGTGGTGGAAGCAGCTTCTGTTGCGGTAGTTCTCCATCCAACACAACCCAAGCCATCTTTAGACCCCAGCTTGTGTGAACCTCAAGGTGACAATGCATGAACCATACTCCTGCACACGTAATCATTAATATATCTCATATAAATATATTAGATATATGAGTCACGTAATTACACTTTGACGGTAACGTATACGCACTACTTTGCAATTGCATCGCAAGGAGAATGCCATATCATCAATAAAATTTTGTTATTCTTTTGTTAATATTCAACTAAAGGCATTTTTACGAGCAATGTTATTTAACTNNNNNNNNNNNNNNNNNNNNNNNNNNNNNNNTATTAGAGGAATATTTTTTGAAACGTTAATGGAATTAACTAGAATAATGTAGCATACATCGATTCCAGCGTAATAAAATGGTTTCATCAACTTATCATAGCTATGAACCGAATAATCCGGTATAGAATAATGTTGTTTAAACTTACCAGGGTTATCTGCTAAGAACCGAATAGCCACCCATCCACCAGAAGGGACTCCTACGGTGTTCCTTTCAACTGGATCAACAAGATTGAATTTCGCAGGGTCCTTATTCGGATCGAAGTTACCAAATCCTTGTCCAACAACAAAGAAATTGAAACCATGCAAATGCAGAGGGTGGCTTTCAGCACCAAGAATGCTAGTGTCCTGCAATACAAGCTCCACACTCGTGTTGAATGGAAGAACCGCTAACTTGGTTCCATTGTTAACCATAGTGTTGTTGGGTGGAGTTCCAGTGTAGTTGAATGGGATCAAGGGACTAACGGGAAAGTTAGACGAGTATATACCAAATGATTGACCAGAATGGTGGGCTTCAAGAAGAGAAGTAGTTACTGGGAGCGTGAACGACACGTTGTTCACCGATGCAGCGAACTTGGTTCCGTTAGGCCCTTGACAAGTTTGGTTATGGTCGCAAGGACTTGTACCTGTTCAAATATATTTAGGACCACATTATATAAATAAACAATGGTGTTTGATTCATCTAACCATTTTCACCtaatgaaataattttttttgttgtttataaataaatataaaattaacatGGTAATAGTTCATTTTACTtaacttataaaaaataaaataaaaatattatttatacattaaaattaattactaaaattaactgttagtatatttatatataaatatagtataatttaatttatttttattatgaatttatatatgtattttatattagtatatataaataacataattgaaaacaaaatacttaaataattttttgatttttttagtaTAGTTACGGAtattttaaaactaattatttcaaATGTTCCTTTTCTATAATAGAATTTAGAAGACAAATATCCATATTTCatgtattattttaaataaaatgttatttgtagatcagtcactaaaattaatcatcaatatatttatgtataaatatatgtgtttaatttatttttaatgtgtatttatatttaaacatatattttatactaatagctataaatatatgtgtttaatttatttttaatgtatatttatatttaaacatatattttatactaatagctGACTTTggtaactaattttagtgtacaaataacataACTCTATTCCAATACATGTCTCAATCAATATTACTAATGATAATTGTGGAATATTAGCCCTTAagattttttaatatataatatttgaaaTATATTGTAACATTACCGAGGCCGACTGTGAAGAAGAAGTGTCGATCGACATTCTGGGGAACGTTAGCCGGGAACTGAGGGCTCGCAAGGCTGCGAAGTTTGTTGGTAAATTTTGTTGCGAAAGAAGTGTCGTTGAGGGCAGGGAGAGTGGGTTTAAAGAGGGGAATCTTTGTTGAATGGAGAAGAATATTCGGTGGGACCTGGTATTCCAAGATTCCGGAAACGGTTGAATTGTCGAAGGTTCCTTGGCCAGTTGCATATGGTCTAGCACTCATGAAGAATGTAGCGTTAGGATAGTGGGGTTTTGTTTTGAGAAGAACGTTTGTAGTTTGGCCTGGTGCGATGAGAACAGTGTTTGTTTCAAATGGTTTCACGTAAATTGCATCTACATCAACAACTGTGAGGGTGTGGTCTGCGATGCTAAAGAAGAGTTCGTCGTTGAGTGCAGCGTTAATCAAACGGAGCAGGTAGGTTTTCCCTGTCTTCACCCTTAACTTGAATGTATCTGCAAATAAAACACTCCAATTTTGTCATTTTAAACAAGTATTGAATATGAAAAATTGTTTTGTGTGACATTTGTTTGGAACTTGGTACCTTTATCAGAGCAGTTATACAATGGCCCTGGAAGTCCATTGATAGTATAAGCATCAGATACATTTGGACCTCCACCTGTTTGTAATGCCTGTGCTATCACTACTTCAGGATCTGCATTAAACCATTCTcctgaaaattttttaaatagtGAATGTATGTAGATCACCAAATTAATAAGGACATACACAAGAAGGGTGTTTTTTGTTGATCCTCTAATTAATTATTACATACCAAAAATGATGGGAACTTCCTTGTACGGTTTGGTGAAAGGATATGGAACACCATGCTTTGGAAGAATAATGAGAGGACCATAGACAGTTGATCTCAGCCATGAAATGTGAGCATGCCAAAAGAGAGTGCCTCTTTGACCCACAATTGTGAAATTGTAGACATAACTTCGGCCTGTTTGAATCGGGCATTGTGTAACATATGCTGGCCCATCAGCCCACCCTGATCGAAGTTGTCGAATTCCATGCCTATTTGCAACAAAACCGTACCAGGTGTTTTGTCATTAAGCTCATCTCTAATTTTGTTTACTATTTTGGGTTACGATAATGATAGAAAGACCAAAAGAAAAAAAgctagaaatttttttatttagcatttattaattgctACAActattaatgaatactaaatataataaattttaattgattttggCTAAATTTATTTGGTTATCAAATATTAAAGGTTAGTAGTTTATGCGTGGCAAAACTCAAAGTAAATCATGGAGATTTAAAATGACAAGTTCGTTTCTTACTATTTGAGGGAAAAAGTGGCAAGTTATACTTTTTCTAGATAAAAGGAATAAAGGAATAACAAGATGTCCAATTTATTTTGAACATTCAAAGAACTAACTTGTTAAGTGAAATTTTTTTAAGTCATTTTAAGTCCTAAACAAAACTATTTTGTCTCATGATTTTCATGGTTAAAAACTTCAagtgtaattaaaattagtgagaaAAGGAATTTATAAAACTCAAAAAGTTGTCAAAAGGCCGAAATAGAGATTTATTAGAGCTACTAATTAAAGATAGATTAAGCTCCTTTTGACAAAGATGATAAAGTAAAATaataagaggaatgctaggggactagcaattttgatgttttgtaaccatcaattggccatcaatagtgtttttaatagtgtgagattacatctaatggtgagaAATCAcccacttttgttttgatggttaagtgctggccagaaaatacaaaagttgctggccctagacttttccaaaTAATAATACTCTAATCATCCTTATAAGGCTTAGACAATTGGACATCATGTTGACATTAAAGcttggttttataaatttttttaagaggtgtttatattttttagtaaataaaaaatNNNNNNNTTATTGGtacttattaaaaattatttttagtttgaTTCACTAAACATATACAAATGCTATAacgtttaaaaaattattttctaaaaataagtTTTAATAAATAGAGGGGGCGGGGGATTTAACTCTATTTCTTCTATAAGAAATATATTAAAAGGACACTTACAACAATTCACTTTGGTTTATTGTGGTCTGTTTTTAATAACTAGTGGGTTTTTCTTTTATAACTACTTTGTGTTCATATAAAGCCTCTTAAAGCATAAATTATTTTTACCAGTGGATGGTGATGTTGTTCTGAACATGGTTGACAACTTTGATAAGAAGACGATCACCCTCCCTTGCAACAATGCGTGGTCCAGGAAACTGACCATTCACTGTGACCATACTCTTCGTATGGCATAGCCTTGTCACATTTTCGTACTTTATCTACACCATAGAATCCAAACCATTACAAAGGATTATTCTAAAATAATCGTTCTAGTATGTACTAAAATTcactattaaaattaatcattagaataaaatatacattaaaaattgattaaattacatgtatatatatattcatacacaaatatataatagttaattttgataattaattttaattttagtgtatatctaatattttttattgttaaataaataataatggaAATGATAAATTTTTTAGCCTAAGGTAGAGTTTTAAAATAAGTTCATCTAAGATTTTGAGACATACATCAAAATGGTAGTGCCTTGTAGTGCTCCCTAGTACAAGCTGAGGGATGATAATAAAAGAGATGAAAAGCAACAATAATGATGGGAATAATGTACATGATTGATGAAGAGGAAGAGTAGCTCccatttttttttccaattctagagagagaaagagagagtgtgTGTGATGTTTATGAACACTATTAGAGTTGGAACTTTGAAGTGTTGATGAAACTGAACTCATTAGTTGGCAAATTTATAGAGGAATGATACAATGTGGTTGGTGCAATAATTATCTACTATATATTTCCAGGAGAAGCTTAACCATATACATACAAGAGCTTCTTCAGGtgctttctttttttatattattttttgtgaGATCAGTTGTTAGAACAACTCAAGAGTGGTGTCCAAGACAATCAATTATTTACGCTTGACTCATTGACCTCCTTCTTCCACAAGTCAAACTTTAATTTTGCAAGATTTAAGAGTGGATTTAACGCACTTTTTATTTTATGTGCATGAAAATTGACATCCGGAAAAGATTGGAGTTCTCTAGTAAAAAGGAATTGAACACGTTTGTCAATTTATTGTGATAGATAGCTAGCAAAAGTGAAATAAGTAAAATCCATCATATCAAAGAAAAGGTTATTGAAAAGTAAAAAGCTCATTTGTGTtacttttttaacaaaaattcagATAGCTAGGTTTTAAGTATGTGctcaatatttaaaatattattaaaactaAAGTATATTTTAAGATTTCTTTAAGTATTTACAATGTCTGATTATATTCCTTATAATTTTCACCAACCATCTTtcacaattaaaaataaagtaataaacTAGTATACAAGGCCAATAAAAGGTTACGTAGATTTTCATTTTATCATAGAATTATTCCCAACTCCTCTATATCTTTTCAGGCAATTGCTCTCTATCTTGAATCCATCAAATGATAATTTCATTGGGCCCTTTAATTTAATACCATAATCCAACCTTAAGTTCGCTTGatatcaaattaaattattaataagaATAGAAGTAATATTAAGAAGATACAAAAAATCAGTCaaaataaacaattaaaatttatcttatttattatttattaattatcgttataattaataaatgttaaataaagtaagtttgatttttttttctagcATTACTGTAATACTAGAAAATCAACTTTTTTCATTTCACAttagtcaatttttttaaattattttatttatcttaaatctGGATGCTAAATCATAGATCattaattctaaattctaaattataaaattaaactctaactaattaaaatttaatgttTTATACTTTCTCTTAAATTAAAGAATGAAGGCTCCTTAAGAGTTTTTGGTCAGATGTTACTCTCTCTCAACCGATGTTCTTGGAGCCGAAGCAATATTGATGAAGGTTTCTTTCATGTAGTCACTGTAGTGGAGCTGTTATTGCCCCATTTTATTGCATTGTCATGACTCATGAGCAACAAGACAAAGGCATGCACGCATAATAAGGAAACTAAACCTGAATAAAGACAATTCTTTTTTAATGAAATGCGTAAACAATATTCCATTtacttctttaaaattataaGCGCATGTCACTTTAATTTctgtaattttaaaattaaagttatcagtttagtttttaaattttaattaattttgttgaATTATTTCACAGAGTAAAATGACCTAAATGATATCATTTGAAGGACTAAAATGACCTATAAAATATAACTTTAAACATTAATTAAATTGACATCTTAAAAATTTGggaattaaaataaaacataattaCAATTTCAAAAAGTAAATTATCTAAGCTTTACTCCATGTGTATGTCAAACACCATCCAAAAGGAGCTACATAATTAAAGTGGTATTAACTCTTGTCTTTATCAGGCAACCTTTCTCTGAATTAAGGATTGTGTTCGTTACATGGTACGTCAAATCAACATCTCAAATAATGTCTCCAAGCTAACAAAAACAGTGGATAAATATTTCCGCATGGTGGAAAAACTGAAAAGTATTACCTTTTTAAGCCACGACAGGGTAGCCGCAACTAATTCATGTTAGCTACTATTGCAAAAGTTTAATTTCTTCCATTTCTTTAGTGTTTTAAAATTATTGTTTTATTGGAAAACGATTGAATAATATGCGCATGTTCTAACTAAATTCACTTTTCATTGGAATTTTGGGatcatgttaaaaaaaaaaccctttATATCACTACTCTAtcattttattcattgaattatAAGTAATATTTCAAATAGGTCCCAAAAAATTCACGGTCAGATAAATTTGTTCTCAATAAAATTTACCTAAAATTTTGACCCTGACGTTTTTAGTTATACACCAGATATATCCCCATGGACTTTTAACCCGGTCAGAATGTCCTACGTGGAGGTTAATGGGCCGGCATTTCAAGTTAACTGCCACGTGTCACCTCCAGGACAATTTGGTCCCCATCCAAGCTAGACAAAACGACGTCGTATTGGATCTTGAGGCGAACGACGTCGTTTCGTAGAGGACAAATTCGTCCCCAGCATGGAAGGTAGCGTTGCGAAATGGCGACGTTTTAAATGGGGACCTATCTGTCTGTTTGAGGGACCTATCTGCCCAATGATTATGCTTTtatagggacctatttgtctgaTAACCTAATGTTTGGGGACCTATCTGAACTATAATTAGTGACATTACCTTCAAATAtattcattgttttttttttgtttcattgAAAACACTAGCTGATGTATCTGGAGCTGATAGCTTACAAAATTCTAATCCTCCCTCTCATGACACTCAAATTGAAGATTCTCCTTCAGATGTCATAAAAAAATGTCTCAGGCAATCCCAAAGTATGCTAATTTTAAATGACTTAATGCCTATGTTGAAATCTGTATGAAACATCCTcataataattttgttaattcCAGGCTCAGCAACCTTTTAGACGTCCAAAGCAAATAGTAATCAGGCCTAAGACTTAGAAGAGTGTTAGTGCTGAGACCATGGCAACTGCAACTAGTGGCACAACATCTAAATTGTTTAAATTTATTCCAACACCGGAATTGAAGTAGTCTACGAAGAAATGATGCTTTTAAGGATTCCAACACCATATTTTGTTACGTTGGAGGAAATAGACCTTTTGTTGTTTGGGTTGGTTTGGTTTAATCTATATTGAAGGAAATAAATCTTCTTTTGTGAGATTTGGTTTATGTTGCTAATGAATTTAGCTACTTGTGTGGTTACAATATTTTGATTATCAGTTATGTAACTATTTTGATAAATAGATGAAACAAACCAAAAGCAATGTGCTTTTTTTTATACTATTTCACCACCATTGATTTCATGCATATTCATCTAAATATAATGAGACATTTCAATCTAACAATAATCAACACTTAATTAAAACTTGCCTaaacaaccaccacatacatacaAAACACAACTACAACTACCAACGCCCCTAATTATTATACCCCTAAACAAAGCAAAAATAGTATGCTTCTTCATAATTTggctatcttcattcttcttcaacaACAGATTCTCTAACTGCTTCACTCTCTCTTCCAAGCCATCGTTCAACATACAAATTAAGTCATTCAAAATTAGCATACTTTGGGATTGTCTGAGACATTTTTTGTGGCATGTGAAGGAGAATCTTCAATTTGAGTGTCATGAGAGGGAGGATTAAAATTTTGCAAGCTAATAGGTCAAGATACATCAACCTGTCTTTTCAATGAAACCAAAAAAAGGCAATGAATATATTCGAGGGTAATGCCACTAATTATAGGTCAGATAGGTCCCCAAACATTAGGTTAtcagacaaataggtccctataGAAGCATAATCATTGGACAGATAGGTCCCTTCGAACAGGCAGATAGGTCCCCCATTTAAAACATTGCTATTTTGCAACTCTGCCTTCCATGGTGGGGACGAATTTGTCCTCCACGAAACGACACCGTTCGCCTCATAATCCAATACGACGTCATTTTGTCCAGCTTGGATGGGGACCAAATTGTCCTAGAGGTTACACATGGCAGTTAACCTGACACGTCAGCCTGTTAACCTCCACGTAGGATGTCCTGACCGGGTCAAATTGCCATGGGGACGTATCTGGTGTATAACTAAAAACGTCAGAGtcaaaattttagttaaattttgttgGAGACAAATCTGTTTGTGAACTCTTTGGGACCTATTTAGGGTATTACTCTTGAATTATCACTATCACATATAAATTGCCTTATAAAagattgatgcgtgagcatcttgtactcattttccttattttttagttatttttagttaaaattaaataaattttgttatattttagtgttaaaatcttttttggatgctactttgagttgttttggtatttttattatttcag is a window encoding:
- the LOC107639475 gene encoding laccase-17, which codes for MGATLPLHQSCTLFPSLLLLFISFIIIPQLVLGSTTRHYHFDIKYENVTRLCHTKSMVTVNGQFPGPRIVAREGDRLLIKVVNHVQNNITIHWHGIRQLRSGWADGPAYVTQCPIQTGRSYVYNFTIVGQRGTLFWHAHISWLRSTVYGPLIILPKHGVPYPFTKPYKEVPIIFGEWFNADPEVVIAQALQTGGGPNVSDAYTINGLPGPLYNCSDKDTFKLRVKTGKTYLLRLINAALNDELFFSIADHTLTVVDVDAIYVKPFETNTVLIAPGQTTNVLLKTKPHYPNATFFMSARPYATGQGTFDNSTVSGILEYQVPPNILLHSTKIPLFKPTLPALNDTSFATKFTNKLRSLASPQFPANVPQNVDRHFFFTVGLGTSPCDHNQTCQGPNGTKFAASVNNVSFTLPVTTSLLEAHHSGQSFGIYSSNFPVSPLIPFNYTGTPPNNTMVNNGTKLAVLPFNTSVELVLQDTSILGAESHPLHLHGFNFFVVGQGFGNFDPNKDPAKFNLVDPVERNTVGVPSGGWVAIRFLADNPGVWFMHCHLEVHTSWGLKMAWVVLDGELPQQKLLPPPADLPKC